The Alkalibacter rhizosphaerae genomic sequence TGCGGCGGAGTTTTTTTATGCAATGGAATTTGCTAAAAAGGATTGATATGGCGGGGCAAAAGAAATATAATGTAAATGTCGAATATTCATGCTTGAAAATTCAAAAATGTACGTCCGTATAAGTTTGGCGATAAGGGCCGAGCGTTTCTACTGGATCGCCGAAAACGATCCTGCTACGGGATGGTTGAAACGTCAACAAGGGATGGTTTTTTGTCTTTTGAGCAAAAAACGATTAGGGGGAAGGAAATGAAGAAAATCGCAGCAATTTTATTGGTTTTGGCCATGGTACTGAGTATGGCGATCGGTTGTTCTTCCGATAACGGAGACAATGGAGACAACGGAGATAATGGAGACAACGGCGCAGCAGAACCGGTCGTCGTCGGATTTATCTATGTTGGACCCACCAACGACGGCGGATACACCACCGCTCATGACAACGGACGTTTGTTCATGGTCGATGAACTTGGCGACAAGGTCACCACCATTTACAAGGAGAACGTACCGGAAGACAAGGGAGAAGTGGTCAAGGTCATTCGAGAAATGGTGGACCAGGGAGCTTCCGTCATCTTTGCAACCAGCTTCGGCCATATGGATGGACTTATTGAAGCTGCAGGAGAATTTCCGGAAGTGACATTCGCTCATTGTTCCGGATACCAGACGGCAGACAACGCCACCAACTATTTCGGAAGAATGTATCAAGCCAGATACCTTTCCGGGATCGTCGCCGGCATGAAGACGGAAAGCAACAAGATCGCTTATGTGGCAGCATTCCCGATCCCGGAAGTAATTCGTGGGATCAATGCATTCACTTTGGGCGTACGATCCGTCAATCCCGACGCGGAAGTCCATGTTCGATGGACCAACACCTGGTATGATCCGGCCAGCGAAAAAGCGGCAGCAGAAGCATTGTTGGATGAAGGCTGTGACGTAACAGCCCAGCATCAGGACTCTACCGCAACCATGGTAGCGGCAGAAGAAGCAGGTGCATTTTCCATCGGTTACAATGTCAGCTCCAAAGACGCTGTTCCGAAAGCCTATATGACAGCACCACTGTGGAACTGGGGCGAGTACTATCTGCGTGCAGTCCAGGACGTATTGGATGGAACCTGGACGAATACTCCTTACTGGGGCGGCATGGACGAAGGCATCATTCTTATGGATGAGTTGACGGATCTGGCACCGGAAGGCGCAGCAGCAGCCATCGCCGAAAAAGAAACATTGATCAAATCCGGCGAATGGGACGTATTTGACGGACCGATCTTGAACCAAGACGGGGAAGAAGTAGTCAAAGATGGAGAAAGCCTCAGCGACGGCGATAAACTTTCCATGAACTGGTTCGTAGATGGAGTCGTTGGAACCATTCCGGCTGGAAACTAAGACTGGAATCAGAACGTAGAGGAAATAAGCAAGGGACAAGGTCAACCTTGTCCCTTTCATTGATAAAGGTGATCTTATGGAAAATACATTGGTGCACATGGAATCCATCTCCAAGGTATTCGGCAGTGTCCAGGCCCTGGAGAAGGCACATCTGACGTTGAAAAAAGGGGAAGTCCATTCCCTGTTGGGAGAAAACGGCGCGGGAAAAAGCACGTTGATGAATATATTGGCCGGACTATATACCCCCGATGAAGGGACTATTTCCGTAAGGAACCGGATCGCGGACATATCCTCTCCCAAGGCTGCCATCGACTTGGGCATCGGCATGATCCACCAGCATTTTAAACTGGTGGACGTATTGACGGCGAAAGAAAATATTGTGGCAGGATACGACCGGGATATTTTTTTGAAGGAGGCCCATCTGACAAAAAAAATCAGGGAAGTCTCCATAAAGTACGGATTGGAGATCGATCCGGACAAGAAGATCTACGACATGTCCGTTGCGGAAAAGCAGCGAGTGGAAATTCTAAAAGTTCTTTATCGTGGAGCGGAGATCCTTATTTTGGATGAACCAACGGCGGTTCTGACGCCTCAGGAAACAGAGAAGCTGTTCCAGATCATACGTAATATGACCCAGTTGGGATGTGCCGTGGTCATCATCACCCACAAACTCAATGAAGTCATGGAGATCAGTGATGTGGTCACTGTTTTACGAAAGGGCAAATACATAGCGACCGTGGAAAAAAGCAAGACCAACACCATGGAGCTGACCAAGATGATGGTCGGCAAAGCAATAGATCTGTCCATCCATCGACCACCGGTGGGGGAAAGAAAAACCGTGCTGGAAGTCAAGGGCATTTCCGCATTGAAAAGCGACAAGACCAAAGCGCTGGATAGCATCACTTTCAATTTGTTCAGCGGAGAGATCCTGGGGATCGCCGGGATTGCCGGCAGCGGGCAAAAAGAATTGTGCGAAGCATTGGCCGGATTGTATCCCTTGACGGATGGAGATGTGTTGTTTCACGGAGAAAGCATCATCGGGAAAAACCCCAGGGACATCATCAAGATGGGCATCAGCATGAGCTTTGTACCGGAAGACCGGTTGGGGATGGGCCTGGTGGCCTCCATGAATATCGTGGACAACATCCTGCTCAAGGAATATCAAAAACAGGCAGGCCTGATCATAACGAGAAAACCTTCCAGAGAAAAGGCGACCCGCATTGTGGACAAGCTGAATATTTCCACACCCAGCACAGACGCACATCCGGTGCGGCTGCTCTCCGGCGGGAATATCCAAAAGGTGTTGCTGGGACGGGAGATCGAATCCAATCCCCACGTGATCATCACCGCCTATCCGACAAGGGGTCTGGACATCGGGTCTTCCTATCTGATCTATGACCTGCTGAACCAGCAAAAGCAACAGGACGTGGCCTTGCTGTATGTGGGAGAAGATCTGGATGTACTCATGGAGCTGTGCGACCGGATCCTGGTGTTGTATAATGGGACCATAACGGGGATCGTGGACGCTGAAAGGACCAATCGGGAGCAGATCGGACTAATGATGTCCGGTGTTCCCCAAGAGGAGGTGCTTTCTTGAGAATCGCAAAAAGAAAAGAATTGGACGGACGACAGATTTTTCTGGTTCGGATCGCAGCTGTGACGGGAGCACTGATTTTTGGTGGGATCTTTCTTTTGCTGCTGGGAGAAAATCCGCTGGACATCTACATATCCATGGTCAAAGGAGGCCTTGGAACTTTTTTCCGATTCCGGGAAACGGTCAATTTGGCCATACCTTTGCTGATCACTTCCCTGGGAGTCATGATCGCTTTTAAAATGAGGTTTTGGAACATCGGTGCGGAAGGGCAGATCTTTATGGGAGCCTTTGCCGCCACCTACTTTGCACTTAATTTTGATTATTTGCCAAAACCCCTTTTGCTGTTGATCATGGCAGGAGCGGCCATGGTCATGGGAGGGGTCTGGTTGATCATCCCGGCCTGGTTCAAGGCCAGGTTTGGAACCAATGAGACCTTGTTTACCTTGATGCTCAACTACATCGCCCTTCGATGGGTCACCTACCTGCAGTACAGCTTGTGGAAAGACCCTTCGGGAATGGGCTTTCCCAAGATCGCCAGTTTTGGACCCAATGCCACCTTGCCCCAGGTCTTCGGCATCCATATCGGCTGGATCCTGGCTTTGCTGCTGATCTATTTGATCTACATCTACTTGAATCATACAAAAACCGGCTATGAAATTGCCGTCATCGGAGAAAGCGAAGATACGGCAAGATATGCCGGGATCGACATCAAGCGGGTCGTATTGAAAACCATGTTTTTAAGCGGCGCTGTCTGCGGACTGGTGGGCATGATCCAAGCAGCAGGGATCAGCGGGACCCTTTCCGTGGACCTGACGGGTGGCGTAGGATTTACTGCCATCATCACCGCCTGGTTGTCCGGGCTCAACCCTATCATGGTGGGTGTGGTATCTTTTCTTTTTGCCATGCTTCGCCAGGGAGGGTCCTTCATCCAAACGGCATATCAGATCCCTGCTTCTGCGGCAGAGATCCTCCAGGCCTTGATCTTGTTTTTCGTATTGGCCAGTGAGTTCTTCGTTCGCTACAAATTCATGAGGACCGGGAAAAAACAGACAGGAGGTGCCCAATGAACGTTATTTCATTTTTGAGCGCCATGGTGCAGGCAGGTACGCCCTTGCTGTTCGCTACTCTTGGAGAAATATTCACCCAGAAGGTGGGTCATTTGAACTTGGGGTTGGAAGGGATGATGCTCATGGGAGCCGTTACCGGTTTTGCCATCGGGTATAATACGGGAAGCCCCGTGCTTGCGGTCCTGGCTGCCATGCTTGCAGGAATGATCGGTGCCCTGATCTATGCTGTCATCACAGTAACACTGAAAGGGAATCATGAAGTGACGGGGCTGACCCTGACCATTTTCGGCGTGGGCTTTGCCAGCTTTGTGGGCAATTCCCTGGTAGGCTACAAGTTGCCGGATTCCGTCAGTCAGGTCTTTGCAGAAAAACCGATCCCATTGTTGGCGGACATACCGGCCATAGGAGAGATCTTTTTCAGCCAGAGCGTGTTGGTCTATGTTTCCTATGTTTTGGTCGTGGTTTTGGGCATTCTGCTGTACAAGACAAAATACGGATTGAATCTTCGCATGGTGGGTGAAAATCCAGGGGCGGCGGATGCCAGCGGCATCAACGTCACCCGGTACAAGTATTTTTACATCCTCATGGGAGGCGCTTTATCCGGCTTGGGCGGAGCATTTCTGTCTCTGGCATACATTCCGGTATGGCAGGAAAACATCACCGCCGGCAAGGGTTGGATCGCCGTGGCCTTGGTCATTTTTGCCACATGGAATCCTTATCGTGCCGTTCTGGGAGCCTACTTCTTCGGAGGTCTTGACATCATTGGATTTCGGCTTCAGAAGTTTGCATTGCCCGTGCCCATCTACATCATCAACATGTTGCCTTATGTGGCCACGGTGATCGTATTGATCTTGATGTCCATCAAGAAAAGCAAGGAAAACAAGTCGCCGGCTTCCGTTGGAAAGCCGTACTTTCGGGAGGAAAGATAGCAATAGGGTTTCTGGAGGAAACCCTATTGTGTTATAATTGATAAAAACTAGGCAGGGAGGCGTTTTTATGGGAAACATTATGGTGGATATCCATCGGGATTATAAATATGCCATAGAAGTGGAGAACGGATTGCTGGACGATCTGGACCGGTACCGGAATTTGTTTTTTCGGTACGAAAAAGCCGTTCTGATCACCGATGAAAACGTGGCTCCCCACTATTTGAGACAAGTGGAAAAGCAGATCGACAAGGCCGGTTGCAAGACCCATGCCATCATCCTTCCGGCTGGAGAGGGGACAAAATCTCTGGAGAAAGCGGAAGAGATCTATCATCATTTCTCCGAGTACAATCTTTCCAGGGGAGACCTGGTGGTGGCTTTGGGTGGTGGAGTCGTAGGAGATCTGACCGGTTTTTGCGCATCCACCTATCTTCGGGGAGTGGATTTCATTCAGATCCCCACCACACTATTGGCCCAGGTGGACAGCAGTGTGGGAGGAAAAGTCGGCGTCAACCTGAGCAAGGGAAAGAATCTGGTAGGCAGTTTCTACCAGCCAAAGGCGGTCATTGTAGATCCCTTGACCCTGAAGACACTGAACAAGCGGGTGTTCTGCGACGGCATGGCGGAAGTCATCAAGTACGGTTGCATTCAGGACAAGGGCCTATTCGATCGTTTGATGATGGGATCCGTCCAGGCACCGCCGGAAGAGATCGATGAGATCATCGAATCTTGTTGCACCATCAAACGAAATGTCATCCAGGAGGATGAACGGGAAACCGGATTGCGACGGATCCTTAATTTTGGTCATACCCTGGGGCATGTACTGGAGACGTATTTCAACTACCAAAAATACTCCCATGGAGAAGCCGTAGCCATCGGGATGTATCATATCACCACCAAGAGCGAAAGCAGAGGCATCACAAAAGAGGGAACGTCAGAGAAATTGAAAGAACTGTTGTTGGCGTACGATCTGCCTGTCACCATGCCTTATCTGGAGCAGGAACGGGTGGAGGAGATCCTGTTTCGCGACAAAAAATTCAGCGGAAACAAGATCACACTGATTCTTCTCAAGGACATCGGGGAAGCGGTCATGGTCAGCATGGATAAAAACCAACTGGTGGAATTTATCGTTTAGAGGAGGGCACCGTAATGAAGAGAGTGGAGATCACACCAACGACCTTAAGGGGTACCGTCAACATTCCCCCGTCAAAAAGCATGAGCCATCGGAGCATCTTTTGCGCCGCTTTGAGCGATGGGATCAGCAATATCCACAACGTGCTGATGTCGGAGGATATTCGGGCGACCTGCGAGGCCATGGAAACCATTGGTGCAAAAATCAAGTATAAACCCACCGATGAAAAAAAAGACCTGTATCATCTGAGGATCCAGGGTATTCCCAGGCCGCGGCAAAAACGGGAAAAAATCGATTGCGGAGAATCCGGATCTACCATTCGGTTCATTTTGCCCTTGTTGGCCACCATGGATGAAACCATGACAGTGACAGGGCGGGGGCGTCTGGTGAGCCGGCCTTTGGATGCCTATTATGAAATTTTCGACAAGCACAAGGTATATTATACGAATAAATACGGAGAACTCCCCTTGACGTTGAAGGGCCAGTTGTCTTCCGGCACTTATGAAGTAAAGGGAGATGTCAGCTCCCAGTTCATTACCGGCCTACTTTTTGCATTGCCTCTTTTGCCCGGGGATTCGGTCATTCGACTGACCACCCCCTTGGAGAGCAAACCCTATGTGGACATGACCATGGAGATCATGAAGCGTTTTGGCATTACTGTCGTCAACGAAAACGACGAAGCTTTTCATATCCCCGGATCCCAAAGATATCAGGCAGCCGATTACGTGGTGGAGGGAGACTACTCCCAATCTGCATTTTGGTTGAGCGCCGGCGTTTTGGGGGAGAGATCTACAGCAACGACTTGAAGCTGGATTCCCTTCAGGGAGACAAGGTCATCGTGGACATCATTCGAAAAATGGGGGGAACATCGAAAAACTCCTGTTGGGATATAAAACCACCCGATCCGACCTCCATGGGACCACTGTGGATGCTTCCCAGTGTCCGGATCTGGTGCCCATCGTCAGCGTGCTGGCTTGTCTGGGAAGCGGCATGACGGAGATCATCAATGCCAAGCGACTCCGCATCAAGGAATCGGACCGGCTGGACGCCATTACTACCGTGATGTCGGCCCTGGGGGCGGACATTGCCCAGTATACGGACGGACTGATCATCAAAGGTCGGGAAAACCTGAAAGGCGGAGTGGTGGACAGCTTCAACGACCACCGCATCGCCATGGCGGCAGCCGTCGCTTCCATTCGATGCGAAGAGAAAGTCATCGTCAACAACGCCCAGAGCGTGAACAAGTCCTATCCAAAATTTTGGGAAGACTTTGTGAGTTTGGGAGGGATCATCCATGAGTTCGACGTGGGGGAATAAAATTCGTTTCAGCATTTTTGGAGAGTCCCATGGTCCGGCCATCGGAGGAGTTCTGGATGGACTGCCCCCGGGAATGGAACTGGACATGGACTTTATTCAACAGCAGATGGATCGAAGAAAGCCGGGACAAGACCGGTTTTCCACCAAACGGAAGGAAACGGACCAGGTGGAGATCCTCAGTGGATTTTTTGAAGGGAAAACCACCGGCACGCCCCTTGCTTTCATCATTCGAAACGAAGACAACCGGTCAAGGGATTACGCGGCTTTAAAAAGCAAGATGCGGCCCGGACATGCGGACTGGACCGGCCATCTGCGATACCAAGGATACAACGACTACCGAGGCGGAGGACATTTTTCCGGACGGATCACAGCGCCTTTTGTGTTTTACGGTGCAGTGGCAAAACAATATTTGTTGGAGAACTACGGCATCCAGATCGTTTCCCGGATCGCATCCATTGGAAACGTGGAAGACGAAGTGCTGGATCATTTGTCTGCAGATCCCCTGGAGCTCTTGAAAAAACTCAAGAATCAGCCCTTTCCGGTCATGGAGGAAGCCGCAGGAACGTCCATGAAACAGGTCATCGACGACGCCAGAAACCAGCAGGATTCCGTGGGCGGAGTGGTGGAATGCATGGGTTTCCACATTCCGGCAGGTGTCGGGAGCCCTTTTTTTGACTCCCTGGAAAGCACCATATCCCATTTGATCTTTTCCGTGCCTGCAACCAAGGCAGCGCTAAAGGGTTCCCAGGCCAACGACGTTTTTTATTATGATGAAGAAGGTCGCATGCAGGCGAAAACCAACCACAACGGAGGGATCCAGGGAGGGATCTCCAACGGCTTGCCTCTGGTTTTCCGAGTGGCTTTCAAACCGACGCCATCCATTTCCAAAGAACAGGAGACGGTGGACATTGAAAATAAGGAAAATGTTGCCCTTTCCATCCAGGGCCGACACGATCCATGTATCGTTCCCAGGGCGCTGCCGGTAGTGGAAAGCTGCATGGCCATTGCCCTGCTGGAAGAATTGGTCATTTAAGGAGGTCGCCATGCGAAACTTGGAAGAAGTACGAAAGGACATCGATGCCATAAACCAGGAGATGGTCCGTCTATTTTTGAGGCGGATGGAGCTCTCGGAAGAAGTGGTTCGCTATAAAATGGAACACCAGCTGCCCATTTACGACAAGGAACGGGAACAGGCCATTGTGGAGGCCATGGTCAAGACCGGGGATCCCGGTCATTTGGAAGCATATCTTCGGGATTTTCTAAAAGCCCTCATGGAGATCAGCAAGGACTATCAGCAAGAGGTGCTGGACGGAGAAGGACCATGAAATATTATATCATCGTTGCAGTGATCCTTCTGATCGGATACTTCTGGGTCCGGCGGTTGGCCGATCTGATCTACAACAACGAGAAGTATACAAAAGGGTTGGATCGGAAATTCAACTACGACGAGGTTCTTCCGGAAAACGAAAAAAAAGAGACAGAAGAATGAAAGATTGTTCTTTTTGAATTGTGAAAATTCTGATAAAATAGTCAAAATACCTAAAAGGAGGTCCAGCATGAAGAAGTTTAAAAAGGTGTTGATCGCCAATCGCGGGGAAATCGCCATTCGGATCATACGTGCCTGCCAGGAACTTGGAATTTCCACGGTAGCCATATATGCCGAAGAGGACAAGTTGTCCCTGTTTCGCAGAAAAGCGGACGAAGCTTATTTGATTGAAGACCACCGGGGACCGGTGGATGCGTATTTGAATATAGATAAGATCATCAATCTGGCCATCAAAAAAGAGGTGGACGCCATTCATCCGGGATACGGATTCCTATCGGAAAATCCGGAATTTGCCCGTCGGGTGGAAGCGGAAGGCATCACTTTTATCGGACCGGATCATTGGATGATGCGCCAATTGGGAGACAAGATCCAATCCAAGATCCAGGCCAACAAGGTGGATGTTCCCACCATTCCCGGCGTGGAAAAGCCCATTGAAAGCGACGAAGAGGCCATGGAATTTGCACGGATCGCAGGATACCCCATCATGCTCAAGGCAGCAGCCGGTGGCGGAGGACGGGGGATGCGGATCGTCAAGGAAGAAAAAAACCTCCTTCGGGAGTTTCACTCCGCACGAAGCGAGGCATTCAAGGCGTTCGGCAGCGGAGACATCTTCATTGAAAAATATTTGGAGAATCCAAAGCACATCGAAGTCCAGGTATTGGGGGACAACTATGGAAACATTGTTCATCTCTTTGAACGGGATTGTTCCATCCAGCGACGACATCAAAAATTGATCGAGTTTACCCCATCCCAGAGCATCAACGATGTCCAGCGGCAGCACATTTGCGAAGATGCCATCAAATTGGCCAAATCCGTAAACTATCGAAATGCAGGGACCGTGGAATTTTTGGTAGACGGAAATGGAGACCATTACTTTATCGAAATGAATCCCAGGATCCAGGTGGAACACACGGTGACAGAGATCGTGACGGGCATCGACATCGTCCAGGCACAGATCTTGATCGCCCAGGGCCATGCCCTCACATCGGATGCCATCGACATTGCCGATCAGGACAGCATCACCATGCGGGGTGCGGCCATCCAGTGCCGGATCACCACGGAAGATCCCCAAAACAACTTCATGCCCGACACGGGGAAACTGGAAGTCTACCGTACCGGTTCCGGAAACGGCGTCCGACTGGATGGCGGCAACGGATTTACCGGTGCCATGATCTCCCCTTACTACGACAGCCTTTTGGTGAAGACGACGGCTTTCGGCCGTACCTTTGAAGAAGCCCGAAGAAAAGCGGTTCGGGTGGTCAAGGAACACGAGATCGAAGGAGTCAAGACCAACAAGGATTTCATCATCAATGTGTTGGAACACCCTACGTTTATTGAAGGAGTCTGCGACACCAAATTTATCGACAATCACCCGGAACTTTTCAACGTGGACGGCAACTCCTCCAGCGATGAGGTCCGCCTGCTCCGATTCATTGGAAACAAGGTGGTCAACGAGACCCTGGGCAACAAGCGTGAATTCGACAATCCGGTGATTCCCCCTTACGACGACAGCAAAAAACTCTACGGAACGAAGCAGATCCTGGACGAAAAAGGTCCTGATGGCCTGGTCCAGTGGATCAAGGATCAAAAACAGCTTCTCTTTACGGACACCACCATGCGGGATGCCCATCAGTCCTTGTTGGCGACCAGGGTGCGAAGCAGGGACATGATCAAAGTAGCCAAGTCGACGGCCCATTTGGGGTCCGACCTTTTCTCCCTGGAAATGTGGGGAGGAGCGACTTTTGATGTCAGCTATCGATATTTGAAGGAATCCCCCTGGAAGCGTCTGGAGGAGTTGCGGGAAAGGATCCCCAACATTTTGTTCCAAATGCTGTTTCGAGGATCCAATGCCGTTGGATACAAAAACTATCCGGACAACCTGATCCGAGACTTTGTGAAGGAAGCGTCTCAAAGCGGCATCGACGTCTTCCGCATCTTCGACTCCTTAAACTGGTTGGAAGCCATGAAAGTATCCGTGGATGAGGTACTCAAGCAGGGCAAAGTAGCAGAAGTGAGCATTTGCTACACGGGTGACATCCTGGATGAGTCCAGAACGAAATACAATCTGGATTACTACGTCCGAAAGGCCAAAGAAGTGGAGAACATGGGCGCCCATATCCTGGCGATCAAAGACATGGCCGCTTTGCTGAAACCGGCGGCAGCCCATAAACTGATCACTGCACTGAAACAGGAAGTAAAGATCCCCATCCATCTCCATACCCACGACACTTCCGGAAACGGAGTGGCCACCCTTTTGATGGCCACTATGGCCGGAGTGGATATCGTGGATACGGCCATAACGGGAATGAGCGGACAAACCAGCCATCCGTCCCTCAACTCCATCGTGGCGGCTGTAGAAAATACGGATCGACAGAGCACTTTGGATCTGGACAAGCTGCAGCAATTGTCCGAGTACTGGACTTCTGTACGGGACGTCTATTATGAGTTCGAATCCGGTCTCAATTCCGGAACCACGGAGATCTACAAGTACGAGATCCCGGGTGGGCAATACTCCAACTTGAAAGCCCAGGTGGAAAGCTTTGGCTTGGGGCAAAAATTCAAGGATGTCAAAGAAAAATACATTGAAGCCAACGAGTTGTTCGGCGACATCGTAAAGGTGACACCTTCCTCAAAAGTGGTTGGAGACATGGCCATCTTCATGGTGCAAAACGAACTGGACAAGGAAAACATCTATGAAAAAGGCAAGGATATGGCCTATCCGGATTCCGTACGGGACTTTTTCCGGGGAATGATCGGCCAGCCGGAAGGCGGCTTCAACGAAGACCTTTCCAAGATCGTCCTCAAGGGGGAAAAACCCATCAGCGTGCGACCGGGGACCTTGCTGGAAGATATCGACTATCAAGAAATATTTGATGAATACAAGAAAAGCTTCAACCTGGAACTGGATCAAAAAGACATGCTGGCGGCAGCCCTCTATCCAAAAGTGTTTCGGGAATATGTAGAGTATATGTGCGTCAACGACGAATACATGCGCATGGAAAGCGACGTTTTCTTCCATGGACTGAGGATCGGCGAGATCTCCCAGATCGAGTTGTCATCCGGGAAAAGCTTTATGGTGAAGTTGGTGGACATCGGCAAGATCAACGATCAGGGTCTGCGTTCCGTCGTATTCGAAGTGGACGGTTTCCGTCGCGAGATCTTTGTAGAGGATACCAAATCCTTCCTTGCCCAATCCAAGGATGTCCACAAGCAAGTGGACAAGGACGACCCGTATCAGGTGGGATCCAGCATCCCGGGTACGGTGGTCAATGTTTTGGTCCAGGAGGGGGACGACGTGAAAGTGAACCAACCCTTGATGATCATCGAAGCCATGAAAATGGAAACGGAGATCGTAAGCAGTGTGGACGGCGTCGTGGAAACCATCTACGCCCAAAAGGGACAATCCGTAAAAACAGGCGAATTGGTCATCCAGTTGGCCTAGGGAAAAGAACCGGCACACGCCGGTTCTTTCTATATCCACAGTGTGTAAAAATGTGCTATAGTTAAAAGAGAAACTCTGGTAAGGATGTGACACGATTGAATCAAATTCAGGATCTGCTGCTGAATTTATCCCTGTTGGTAAAACCCTCCAACATCATAGACATACTCATCGTTGCTTTTGTCGTGTACAAAATCATCGGTTGGATCACCGATACCCAGGCGGAGCAGGTGGCAAAAGGCGTGGTCATTTTGCTGTTGGCCACCCAGCTGAGCGAGTGGTTCCGTTTGTATACGGTGAATTTTCTGTTGCGCAATTTGATGACCGTCGGGTTTATTGCCCTGGTCATCGTTTTTCAACCGGAATTGCGGCGGGCTCTGGAACACATTGGCCGCACCAGCTTTTTTAAAACCAAGTGGATGGAAAATGTGAACGAAACGAAGCGGACCATCGAGGAGATCGTGGAAGCCGTCCAGCAGATGAGCAACAGCAAAACCGGTGCCTTGATCGCATTGGAAAAGGATACGGGTTTGGAAGACATCATTTCTACAGGGACCCGGTTGGATTCTGCCGTCAGTTCGGAATTGTTGTTGAACATCTTTACACCGAATACTCCGCTCCACGATGGAGCAGTGATCATCAGCATTCGGGAAAACAAATTAAAGGCGGCATCCTGCCTGTT encodes the following:
- a CDS encoding pyruvate carboxylase encodes the protein MKKFKKVLIANRGEIAIRIIRACQELGISTVAIYAEEDKLSLFRRKADEAYLIEDHRGPVDAYLNIDKIINLAIKKEVDAIHPGYGFLSENPEFARRVEAEGITFIGPDHWMMRQLGDKIQSKIQANKVDVPTIPGVEKPIESDEEAMEFARIAGYPIMLKAAAGGGGRGMRIVKEEKNLLREFHSARSEAFKAFGSGDIFIEKYLENPKHIEVQVLGDNYGNIVHLFERDCSIQRRHQKLIEFTPSQSINDVQRQHICEDAIKLAKSVNYRNAGTVEFLVDGNGDHYFIEMNPRIQVEHTVTEIVTGIDIVQAQILIAQGHALTSDAIDIADQDSITMRGAAIQCRITTEDPQNNFMPDTGKLEVYRTGSGNGVRLDGGNGFTGAMISPYYDSLLVKTTAFGRTFEEARRKAVRVVKEHEIEGVKTNKDFIINVLEHPTFIEGVCDTKFIDNHPELFNVDGNSSSDEVRLLRFIGNKVVNETLGNKREFDNPVIPPYDDSKKLYGTKQILDEKGPDGLVQWIKDQKQLLFTDTTMRDAHQSLLATRVRSRDMIKVAKSTAHLGSDLFSLEMWGGATFDVSYRYLKESPWKRLEELRERIPNILFQMLFRGSNAVGYKNYPDNLIRDFVKEASQSGIDVFRIFDSLNWLEAMKVSVDEVLKQGKVAEVSICYTGDILDESRTKYNLDYYVRKAKEVENMGAHILAIKDMAALLKPAAAHKLITALKQEVKIPIHLHTHDTSGNGVATLLMATMAGVDIVDTAITGMSGQTSHPSLNSIVAAVENTDRQSTLDLDKLQQLSEYWTSVRDVYYEFESGLNSGTTEIYKYEIPGGQYSNLKAQVESFGLGQKFKDVKEKYIEANELFGDIVKVTPSSKVVGDMAIFMVQNELDKENIYEKGKDMAYPDSVRDFFRGMIGQPEGGFNEDLSKIVLKGEKPISVRPGTLLEDIDYQEIFDEYKKSFNLELDQKDMLAAALYPKVFREYVEYMCVNDEYMRMESDVFFHGLRIGEISQIELSSGKSFMVKLVDIGKINDQGLRSVVFEVDGFRREIFVEDTKSFLAQSKDVHKQVDKDDPYQVGSSIPGTVVNVLVQEGDDVKVNQPLMIIEAMKMETEIVSSVDGVVETIYAQKGQSVKTGELVIQLA
- the cdaA gene encoding diadenylate cyclase CdaA, producing MNQIQDLLLNLSLLVKPSNIIDILIVAFVVYKIIGWITDTQAEQVAKGVVILLLATQLSEWFRLYTVNFLLRNLMTVGFIALVIVFQPELRRALEHIGRTSFFKTKWMENVNETKRTIEEIVEAVQQMSNSKTGALIALEKDTGLEDIISTGTRLDSAVSSELLLNIFTPNTPLHDGAVIISIRENKLKAASCLLPLTENKNVSKTLGTRHRAAMGMSENSDAIILIVSEESGVISYANTGKIYRYLDANALQEFLTEEFIVKDEKSIKIKFWGTQNNEKNKQGE